One Phycisphaerae bacterium genomic window carries:
- the yajC gene encoding preprotein translocase subunit YajC has protein sequence MIALITLLAQTAPTSQPVAPGPGDFLRGPFIPVILGLIILWWFMSRGRTKERQRYEQMLASLKKNDRVQTIGGILGTVVDVRDNEVVVKVDEATNAKIRFNRSAIKEVLREAPETKS, from the coding sequence ATGATCGCTCTCATCACCCTGCTCGCGCAGACCGCTCCCACGTCGCAGCCCGTCGCCCCTGGCCCGGGCGATTTCCTGCGCGGCCCATTCATCCCGGTCATCCTCGGGTTGATCATCCTGTGGTGGTTCATGTCGCGCGGCCGCACGAAGGAGCGCCAGCGCTACGAGCAGATGCTCGCCAGCCTGAAGAAGAACGACCGCGTGCAGACGATCGGCGGCATCCTCGGCACCGTCGTCGATGTCCGCGACAACGAGGTGGTCGTGAAGGTCGACGAGGCCACCAACGCCAAGATCCGCTTCAACCGCTCCGCCATCAAGGAAGTTCTCCGCGAGGCGCCCGAAACCAAAAGCTGA
- the tgt gene encoding tRNA guanosine(34) transglycosylase Tgt: protein MASGFAFTVQHTCGPARRGVIHTPHGDIDTPAFMPVGTRAAVKGLTPAQLAETGSQVLLANTYHLMLRPGAEIVAALGGLQRLMGWSGAILTDSGGYQVFSLSELRQLDNDGVTFRSHIDGQLVRLTPESAIAIQNQLGADIIMALDECPPLPAKPGALRAAIERTIAWARRCRAAHQRPDQALYGIVQGGLELDVRRACLAELVAIGFDGYALGGLSVGEPPADMHAFLDAFAHELPADRPRYLMGVGTPRDLVAAVAAGIDQFDCVLPTRNGRKGYAFTSLGARRLRNACHKLSAEPLDPACDCYTCRHFARGYLRHLLLSGEVLGATLVSLHNIAFYQALMRQMRAALVAGTFAAWRRAFEAGPVGAEVETKEDE, encoded by the coding sequence GTGGCCAGCGGCTTCGCGTTCACCGTCCAGCACACCTGCGGCCCCGCCCGGCGCGGCGTGATCCATACGCCGCATGGCGACATCGATACACCCGCGTTCATGCCGGTTGGGACGCGTGCGGCGGTAAAGGGGCTGACGCCGGCGCAACTCGCCGAAACCGGCTCCCAGGTGCTGCTCGCCAACACGTACCACCTGATGCTGCGCCCCGGTGCGGAGATCGTTGCGGCGCTGGGCGGCCTGCAGCGGCTGATGGGCTGGTCCGGGGCCATCCTGACCGACAGCGGCGGCTACCAGGTGTTCTCGCTCTCCGAGTTGCGGCAACTCGACAACGACGGCGTGACATTCCGTTCCCACATCGACGGCCAGCTTGTGCGCCTCACGCCGGAGTCAGCCATCGCCATCCAGAACCAGCTTGGCGCCGACATCATCATGGCACTCGATGAATGCCCGCCATTGCCGGCCAAGCCAGGCGCGCTGCGGGCCGCCATCGAACGGACCATCGCCTGGGCACGGCGCTGCCGGGCAGCGCACCAGCGGCCCGACCAGGCACTCTACGGCATCGTGCAGGGCGGGTTGGAGCTGGACGTCCGGCGGGCCTGCCTGGCGGAGCTGGTCGCGATCGGCTTCGACGGCTACGCGCTCGGCGGGCTCTCGGTCGGCGAGCCACCCGCGGATATGCATGCCTTCCTGGACGCCTTCGCCCACGAATTGCCCGCGGATCGGCCGCGCTACCTGATGGGCGTCGGCACGCCGCGCGACCTTGTCGCCGCCGTCGCCGCGGGGATCGACCAGTTCGACTGCGTGCTGCCAACCCGCAACGGGCGGAAGGGCTATGCGTTCACGAGCCTCGGCGCCCGCCGGCTGCGCAACGCCTGTCACAAGCTGTCGGCCGAGCCGCTCGATCCGGCGTGCGACTGTTACACGTGCCGGCATTTCGCGCGCGGCTATCTGCGCCACCTGCTCTTGTCGGGGGAAGTGCTTGGAGCGACGCTGGTTTCGCTCCATAATATCGCCTTCTACCAGGCGCTGATGCGGCAGATGCGCGCCGCGCTGGTGGCCGGGACATTCGCCGCGTGGCGACGTGCGTTCGAGGCCGGCCCAGTCGGCGCCGAGGTCGAGACAAAGGAAGACGAATGA
- the metH gene encoding methionine synthase, with translation MGTSIHALELPLSDYRGLENCSEVLNETCPDVIERIHRDFLDVGCDAVETNTFGANRVVLGEFGLAERTYDLNLMAAQIARRACAAYATPQRPRFVVGSIGPGTKLISLRQIGYDELLASYLEQMRGLLDGGVDVLLIETCQDILQAKTAIQAARQAFEQCGRRVPLMCQVTMETTGTMLMGTEIAAAVVALEAFPEVDVIGLNCATGPQEMSEHVRHLARHCTRHISVLPNAGLPQVVDGRPHFPLTPAELARWLREFITVDGVNVVGGCCGTTPAHLRAVVDAVGGLQPARRQIVHEPAVSSLYAAVPLRQDTSFLIVGERCNSNGSRQFKRLLLEGDIEGLVEVANEQLREGAHVLDVCVDCVGRDGVPDMHKVIDRFGSDINAPLMLDSTEPAVIEAGLKLAGGKCIVNSVNLEDGEAKLARICHLLRQYGAGVVALTIDEDPREAMAKTAERKLAIATRLHDLLTRKYGIAEENIFFDCLTFPITTGNVEDRRLALETLDGVQRVMERFPGCQSLLGVSNVSFGMQPAARVVLNSAFLYEACQRGLTAAIVHAGKILPRNQISDERWQAALDLIHDRRTNGDPLEQYIGLFAAGEQLEDKVRIAELPVEERLKRRIIDGARVGLEADLDEALTKYQPLFIINEFLLEGMRVVGELFGSGQMQLPFVLKSAETMKAAVAYLEPHMARTEGQSRGKLVLATVRGDVHDIGKNLVDIILTNNGYTVYNLGIKQPINNIINAWREHEADAIGLSGLLVKSTLVMRADLEVLNEQGITVPVILGGAALTRKYVEGELRQVYRGPLHYAKDAFEGLNLMAQLKAAQQSAASRAAAATTEPVVEAPTPDRLRRIAEQRYGLKPLDDEAAERALAAEAALADEEAALAVEQRGLEPVRPPARSDIGHHTPVPRPPFWGARVLEKIELQAPLAYINETMLFQVQWGFRKKRRAPEEWQRYVQSEIRPLYRQLVERCQREEILKPQAIYGYWPCNSDGDDLIIFEPPSGTIDRPEHHRGELVRFRFPRQRKHPYWCLADFWRPASAGVVDVAAFSLVTAGRRVSEVARQWFEQNQYQQYLFLHGLGVELAEALAEYVHKQVRVELGIAGGDARELGRLFQQGYQGSRYSFGYPACPNLEDQVPLMKLLQPERIGVRLGEEYQLEPEQSTSALIAYHPAARYFNVR, from the coding sequence ATGGGCACCAGCATCCATGCGCTCGAGCTGCCGCTGAGCGACTACCGCGGCTTGGAGAACTGCTCCGAGGTCCTGAACGAAACGTGCCCGGACGTCATCGAGCGGATCCACCGCGATTTCCTCGACGTCGGCTGCGATGCGGTCGAGACCAACACGTTCGGGGCCAACCGCGTCGTGCTGGGTGAATTCGGCCTGGCGGAGCGCACCTACGACCTGAATCTGATGGCGGCCCAAATTGCCCGGCGGGCCTGTGCGGCCTATGCCACTCCCCAGCGGCCGCGGTTCGTGGTGGGTTCGATCGGGCCCGGGACGAAGTTGATCTCGTTGCGCCAGATCGGCTATGACGAGCTGCTGGCGAGCTACCTGGAGCAGATGCGCGGGCTGCTGGACGGCGGGGTCGACGTACTGCTGATCGAAACCTGCCAGGACATACTCCAGGCCAAGACGGCGATCCAGGCGGCGCGGCAGGCGTTCGAGCAGTGTGGCCGGCGCGTGCCGCTCATGTGCCAGGTCACGATGGAGACGACCGGCACGATGCTGATGGGGACGGAGATCGCGGCCGCCGTGGTTGCACTGGAGGCCTTTCCCGAGGTGGACGTGATCGGGCTGAACTGCGCGACCGGTCCGCAGGAGATGAGCGAGCACGTGCGGCACCTGGCCCGGCACTGCACGCGGCACATCAGCGTGCTGCCGAACGCGGGCCTGCCGCAGGTGGTGGACGGTCGGCCGCATTTCCCGCTGACGCCCGCGGAGCTGGCGCGCTGGCTGCGTGAGTTCATAACGGTAGACGGGGTGAACGTCGTCGGTGGATGCTGCGGGACCACGCCGGCCCATCTGCGGGCCGTCGTCGATGCGGTCGGGGGCTTGCAGCCGGCGCGGCGTCAAATCGTGCATGAGCCTGCGGTCAGCAGCCTGTATGCGGCGGTGCCGCTGCGGCAGGACACGAGCTTTCTGATCGTCGGCGAGCGCTGCAACAGCAACGGCTCGCGGCAGTTCAAGCGACTGTTGCTCGAGGGCGACATCGAGGGCCTGGTCGAGGTGGCCAACGAGCAGCTCCGCGAAGGCGCGCACGTCCTCGACGTCTGTGTCGATTGCGTCGGGCGCGACGGCGTCCCCGACATGCACAAGGTGATCGACCGGTTCGGCAGCGACATCAACGCCCCGCTGATGCTCGACAGCACGGAGCCGGCGGTGATCGAGGCCGGGCTCAAGCTTGCCGGCGGCAAGTGCATCGTGAACTCCGTCAACCTGGAGGACGGCGAGGCGAAACTGGCGCGCATTTGCCACCTGCTGCGCCAGTACGGCGCCGGCGTGGTGGCCCTGACGATCGACGAGGACCCGCGCGAGGCCATGGCCAAGACGGCTGAGCGGAAGCTCGCCATCGCCACCCGCCTGCACGACCTGCTGACGCGCAAGTACGGCATCGCCGAAGAGAACATCTTCTTCGACTGCCTGACGTTTCCGATCACGACCGGCAACGTCGAGGATCGCCGGCTGGCGCTGGAGACGCTGGACGGCGTGCAGCGCGTCATGGAGCGTTTCCCGGGCTGCCAGTCGCTGCTGGGTGTCAGCAACGTCAGCTTCGGCATGCAGCCGGCCGCGCGGGTCGTGCTGAACTCGGCCTTTCTGTACGAAGCGTGTCAGCGCGGCCTGACGGCGGCGATCGTGCACGCCGGCAAGATCCTGCCGCGCAACCAGATCAGTGACGAGCGCTGGCAGGCGGCCCTGGACCTGATTCACGATCGGCGGACGAACGGCGATCCGCTCGAGCAGTACATCGGCCTGTTCGCGGCCGGGGAGCAGCTTGAGGACAAGGTCCGCATCGCGGAGTTGCCGGTCGAGGAGCGGCTGAAGCGGCGGATCATTGATGGCGCCCGGGTGGGGCTGGAGGCGGACCTGGACGAGGCGCTGACGAAGTACCAGCCGCTGTTCATCATCAACGAGTTCCTGCTGGAAGGCATGCGGGTGGTGGGCGAGCTGTTCGGCTCCGGGCAGATGCAGTTGCCGTTCGTGCTGAAGTCGGCCGAGACGATGAAGGCCGCGGTGGCGTACCTCGAGCCGCACATGGCGCGGACCGAAGGCCAGTCGCGCGGCAAGCTGGTGCTGGCAACGGTGCGCGGCGACGTGCATGACATCGGCAAGAACCTGGTTGACATCATCCTGACCAACAACGGCTACACGGTGTACAACCTGGGCATCAAGCAGCCGATCAACAACATCATCAACGCCTGGCGCGAGCACGAGGCCGACGCGATTGGCCTGAGCGGGCTGCTGGTCAAGTCGACGCTGGTGATGCGCGCGGACCTCGAGGTGCTCAACGAGCAGGGGATCACGGTCCCGGTGATCCTGGGCGGCGCGGCGCTGACGCGCAAGTACGTGGAGGGCGAGTTGCGGCAGGTCTACCGCGGCCCGCTGCACTACGCCAAGGACGCGTTCGAGGGCCTGAATCTCATGGCCCAATTGAAGGCGGCGCAGCAGAGCGCGGCGTCCCGGGCCGCCGCCGCGACCACCGAACCGGTCGTTGAGGCGCCGACGCCGGACCGGCTGCGGCGCATTGCCGAGCAGCGTTATGGCCTGAAGCCGCTGGACGACGAGGCGGCGGAGCGGGCGCTGGCGGCTGAGGCGGCGCTCGCGGACGAGGAGGCGGCGCTGGCGGTGGAGCAGCGCGGCTTGGAGCCGGTGCGGCCGCCGGCCCGCTCCGACATCGGCCATCACACGCCGGTGCCGCGCCCGCCGTTCTGGGGCGCGCGGGTGCTGGAGAAGATCGAGCTGCAGGCGCCGTTGGCGTACATCAATGAAACGATGTTGTTCCAGGTGCAGTGGGGCTTTCGCAAGAAGCGCCGCGCGCCAGAGGAGTGGCAGCGCTACGTGCAGAGCGAGATCCGCCCCCTGTACCGACAGCTTGTCGAACGCTGTCAGCGTGAAGAGATCCTGAAACCGCAGGCGATCTATGGCTACTGGCCCTGCAATTCCGACGGCGACGACTTGATCATCTTCGAGCCGCCCAGCGGAACGATCGACCGGCCCGAGCACCACCGCGGCGAACTGGTCCGCTTCCGGTTCCCGCGCCAGCGCAAACACCCGTACTGGTGCCTGGCGGATTTCTGGCGACCCGCCAGCGCCGGGGTGGTGGACGTGGCGGCGTTTTCGCTCGTCACCGCCGGCCGCCGGGTGAGCGAGGTGGCGCGGCAGTGGTTCGAGCAGAACCAATACCAGCAGTACCTGTTCCTGCACGGCCTGGGCGTAGAGCTGGCCGAAGCGCTGGCGGAGTATGTTCACAAGCAGGTGCGCGTCGAGCTGGGCATCGCCGGCGGCGACGCGCGCGAGCTGGGCAGGCTGTTCCAGCAGGGCTACCAGGGCAGCCGTTACAGCTTCGGCTACCCTGCGTGTCCGAATCTCGAGGACCAGGTGCCGCTGATGAAGCTGTTGCAGCCGGAGCGGATCGGTGTGCGGCTCGGCGAGGAGTACCAGCTCGAGCCCGAGCAATCGACCAGCGCGTTGATCGCGTATCATCCGGCGGCGCGGTATTTCAACGTGCGGTAG
- a CDS encoding tetratricopeptide repeat protein has protein sequence MTTDAMELSSFFEAAVNVETFQRYGDASHASGAAQERFGTLVQEYCERVERGQGDPLKLALGLLILGRFRDAFEWFAKAPASKERHYFAAQAASALGRHDAALEELRQAGRHGWDPLEVDMRCAVVHIHAGDHAAAARLIQKHDQDGRDRADWYYAKGMLTETQGEHEAALEYLEKALTLDPDHAEAMFRCARLYDLCGADAEALELYQRLALQPRAHVNALLNAAVIYEDIGRYEDSAQCLRRVLRAFPNHTRARLFLKDVESCLEMVIDETGQDHGDTRARLLDTPLSEYELSVRARNCLKKMNIRTLGELIRLTEAELLAYKNFGETSLNEIKALLTKKGLRLGQSPDELELAVVEEIAVPKAPALPPGQEAILSKSVSELELSVRARRCLQRLNVQTLADLVQYSESDLLATRNFGVTSLNEIKSRLSEHGLQLAPKKTS, from the coding sequence ATGACGACCGATGCTATGGAACTGTCCAGCTTCTTCGAGGCTGCGGTCAACGTCGAGACCTTCCAGCGGTATGGCGATGCCAGCCATGCTTCGGGCGCTGCCCAGGAACGCTTCGGTACCCTGGTCCAGGAGTACTGCGAGCGCGTCGAGCGCGGCCAGGGCGACCCCCTCAAGCTGGCATTGGGCCTGCTGATCCTGGGGCGCTTCCGTGACGCTTTTGAATGGTTCGCCAAAGCGCCGGCCAGCAAGGAGCGACACTACTTCGCCGCCCAGGCCGCCAGCGCGCTGGGCCGCCATGACGCCGCCCTGGAGGAACTCCGCCAGGCCGGCAGGCACGGCTGGGACCCCCTGGAAGTCGACATGCGCTGCGCGGTCGTGCATATCCACGCGGGCGACCACGCCGCGGCGGCCCGGCTCATCCAGAAACACGATCAGGACGGCCGCGACCGCGCCGACTGGTACTACGCCAAGGGCATGTTGACCGAGACGCAAGGCGAGCACGAGGCCGCGCTGGAGTACCTGGAGAAGGCGCTCACGCTGGACCCCGACCACGCGGAAGCCATGTTCCGCTGTGCCCGCCTCTATGACCTGTGCGGGGCCGACGCCGAAGCGCTCGAGCTGTACCAGCGCCTCGCGCTGCAGCCGCGGGCCCATGTGAATGCACTGCTCAACGCTGCGGTGATCTATGAGGACATCGGCCGCTACGAAGACTCCGCCCAGTGCCTCCGCCGCGTGCTGCGCGCCTTTCCGAACCATACCCGCGCCCGCCTGTTCCTCAAGGACGTCGAAAGCTGCCTCGAAATGGTCATTGACGAGACCGGCCAGGACCACGGCGATACCCGCGCGCGCCTCCTGGACACGCCGCTCTCCGAATACGAGCTCTCTGTCCGCGCCCGCAACTGCCTCAAGAAGATGAACATCCGCACGCTCGGCGAGCTGATCCGCCTGACCGAGGCCGAGCTGCTGGCGTACAAGAACTTCGGCGAAACCTCGCTCAATGAGATCAAGGCCCTGCTCACCAAGAAGGGCCTGCGCCTGGGGCAGAGCCCGGACGAGCTCGAACTGGCCGTGGTCGAGGAGATCGCGGTGCCCAAGGCCCCGGCGCTGCCGCCCGGCCAGGAAGCCATCCTCTCCAAGTCCGTCAGCGAACTCGAGCTCTCCGTCCGCGCGCGCCGCTGTCTCCAGCGCCTCAACGTCCAGACTCTCGCCGACCTCGTCCAGTACTCCGAGTCCGACCTGCTGGCCACGCGGAACTTCGGCGTAACCTCGCTCAACGAGATCAAGTCGCGCCTCTCCGAACACGGCCTGCAGCTCGCCCCTAAGAAGACGAGCTGA